One segment of Mycolicibacterium sp. YH-1 DNA contains the following:
- a CDS encoding DUF1542 domain-containing protein, whose protein sequence is MDGFLLVLILVVLGAIAFAVYNSSKASGQRSAASLADAKADARRLIERLGGQVINLSGTDDASKQALADASERYTAAGSQIDQATTAKQALLAKESAMEGLYYVRAARVAMGMDPGPELETLSGQRAAGTVTEDRRVDFEGRQIEASPTPSQRTPNYYPGGRVAGRPVPAGWYSEPWWKPALVAGAWGMGSVLLFSTLFSGMGGVGYDAQAFENGYGDGFQDGMDQGQLDGAGQDAGGFDDGGGGGDSWGGGGDGGGWDFGGGGDFGGDFGGF, encoded by the coding sequence ATGGACGGCTTTCTGCTGGTGCTCATCCTCGTCGTACTCGGCGCAATCGCGTTCGCGGTCTACAACTCATCGAAGGCCTCCGGGCAGCGCAGTGCCGCGTCACTGGCCGACGCCAAGGCCGACGCCCGGCGCCTCATCGAGCGGCTTGGCGGCCAGGTGATCAACCTGTCCGGTACCGACGACGCGTCCAAGCAGGCGCTCGCCGACGCCTCCGAGCGCTACACCGCCGCGGGCTCGCAGATCGACCAGGCCACGACCGCCAAGCAGGCCCTGCTGGCCAAGGAGAGCGCCATGGAGGGGCTGTACTACGTGCGCGCGGCCCGGGTGGCGATGGGCATGGACCCGGGTCCCGAACTCGAGACGCTCAGCGGGCAACGCGCGGCGGGCACCGTCACCGAGGACCGCCGAGTGGACTTCGAGGGCCGCCAGATCGAGGCATCCCCGACGCCGTCACAGCGCACGCCGAACTACTACCCCGGCGGCCGGGTCGCCGGCCGACCGGTGCCCGCAGGCTGGTACTCCGAGCCGTGGTGGAAGCCCGCCCTGGTCGCGGGAGCCTGGGGCATGGGTTCGGTGCTGCTGTTCAGCACGCTGTTCTCGGGTATGGGCGGGGTCGGCTACGACGCGCAGGCCTTCGAGAACGGCTACGGCGACGGCTTCCAGGACGGTATGGACCAGGGTCAGCTCGATGGCGCCGGCCAGGACGCTGGCGGCTTCGATGACGGCGGAGGCGGCGGCGACAGCTGGGGCGGTGGCGGCGACGGCGG
- a CDS encoding Fur family transcriptional regulator translates to MLRRSDLRVTRPRVAVLGAVYEHPHADTDSIIRAVREELPDVSHQAVYDSLHALTAARLVRRIQPSGSVARYESRVGDNHHHVVCRTCGAIADVDCAVGGAPCLTASDDHGFTIDEAEVMYWGVCPDCSTAPTR, encoded by the coding sequence ATGCTGCGTCGGTCCGACCTGCGAGTCACCCGCCCTCGAGTGGCAGTACTGGGCGCGGTGTACGAGCACCCGCATGCCGACACGGATTCGATCATTCGTGCTGTGCGGGAAGAGCTGCCCGACGTGTCGCACCAGGCTGTGTACGACTCATTACATGCATTGACCGCAGCGCGGTTGGTGCGGCGTATCCAGCCGTCAGGCTCCGTGGCTCGCTACGAGTCACGCGTCGGCGACAACCACCACCACGTCGTGTGCCGGACGTGTGGGGCCATCGCCGATGTCGACTGTGCGGTCGGTGGGGCACCCTGCCTGACCGCGTCAGATGACCACGGTTTCACGATCGACGAAGCCGAGGTCATGTACTGGGGCGTGTGCCCCGACTGTTCCACTGCTCCAACTAGATAA
- the katG gene encoding catalase/peroxidase HPI: MAETHPPIGEAQTEPAESGCPMQIKPPVEGGSNRDWWPNAVNLKILQKNPPAIDPTDEGYDYREAVKSLDFEAFERDFDALLTDSQDWWPADFGHYGPLFVRMSWHAAGTYRVADGRGGGGRGMQRFAPLNSWPDNVSLDKARRLLWPLKKKYGKKISWSDLIVYAGNRAQEHMGFKTAGFAFGRPDFWEPEEDIYWGAEHEWLGSQDRYAGSGGDRTKLENPLGASHMGLIYVNPEGPEGNPDPVAAAIDIRETFGRMAMNDVETAALIVGGHTFGKTHGATDIENGVEPEAAPLEQMGLGWSNPGVGNEAVSSGLEVTWTHTPTKWDNSFLEILYGNEWELTKSPQGANQWKPKDGGWANSVPMAQGSGKTHPSMLTTDLSMRMDPIYGAITRRWLDHPEELADEYAKAWFKLLHRDLGPVARYLGPLVPKQTWLWQDIVPAGKALSDADVATLKAAIAESGLTTQQLVDTAWKAAASFRSSDLRGGANGGRIRLQPQLGWEANETEELSQVIRKLEEIQQASDTGVSFADLVVLGGVVGVEKAARDAGFDVTVPFTSGRGDATQEQTDVESFAYLEPSSDGFRNYAGKGDSLPAEYRLIDRANLLGLSAPEMTVLVGGLRVLGANYGGSDLGVLTANKGQLTNDYFVNLTDMGTKWAPSPADDGTYVGTDRASGAQKYTASRVDLLFGSNSQLRALAEVYAEDDAKEKFVKDFVAAWTKVMNADRFDLTA; this comes from the coding sequence ATGGCCGAAACACACCCACCCATTGGCGAAGCTCAAACAGAACCCGCCGAAAGCGGTTGTCCCATGCAGATTAAGCCCCCCGTCGAGGGCGGCAGCAACCGCGATTGGTGGCCCAATGCGGTGAATCTGAAGATCCTGCAGAAGAATCCCCCCGCGATCGATCCGACGGATGAGGGCTACGACTACCGCGAGGCCGTCAAGTCTCTCGATTTCGAGGCCTTCGAGCGCGATTTCGATGCGCTGCTTACGGATTCGCAGGACTGGTGGCCCGCGGACTTCGGTCACTACGGCCCGCTGTTCGTCCGCATGTCGTGGCACGCCGCGGGCACCTACCGGGTCGCGGACGGGCGCGGTGGCGGCGGGCGCGGTATGCAGCGCTTCGCCCCGCTGAACAGCTGGCCCGACAACGTCAGCCTGGACAAGGCCCGCCGTCTGCTGTGGCCGCTCAAGAAGAAGTACGGCAAGAAGATCTCGTGGTCCGATCTCATCGTCTACGCCGGCAACCGGGCCCAGGAGCACATGGGCTTCAAGACCGCCGGCTTCGCCTTCGGCCGCCCCGACTTCTGGGAGCCCGAGGAGGACATCTACTGGGGCGCCGAACACGAGTGGCTGGGCTCCCAGGATCGGTACGCCGGTTCGGGCGGTGACCGGACCAAGCTGGAGAACCCGCTCGGCGCAAGCCATATGGGGCTGATCTACGTCAATCCTGAAGGCCCCGAGGGCAATCCGGATCCAGTCGCCGCGGCCATTGACATCCGCGAGACCTTCGGTCGGATGGCGATGAACGATGTCGAGACGGCCGCGCTGATCGTCGGCGGCCACACCTTCGGCAAGACCCACGGTGCCACTGACATCGAGAACGGGGTGGAGCCCGAAGCCGCACCGCTCGAGCAGATGGGCCTGGGCTGGAGCAACCCGGGCGTCGGCAACGAAGCCGTCAGCAGCGGCCTCGAGGTGACCTGGACCCATACCCCCACCAAGTGGGACAACTCGTTCCTGGAGATCCTCTACGGCAACGAGTGGGAGCTGACCAAGAGCCCGCAGGGCGCCAACCAGTGGAAGCCCAAGGACGGCGGCTGGGCCAACTCGGTGCCGATGGCCCAGGGCTCCGGCAAGACCCACCCGTCGATGCTGACCACCGACCTGTCGATGCGCATGGACCCGATCTACGGCGCGATCACCCGCCGCTGGCTGGATCACCCGGAGGAGCTGGCCGACGAGTACGCCAAGGCCTGGTTCAAGCTGCTGCACCGCGATCTGGGGCCGGTGGCTCGCTACCTCGGGCCGCTGGTGCCCAAGCAGACCTGGCTGTGGCAGGACATCGTTCCGGCTGGCAAGGCGCTGTCCGATGCCGATGTCGCGACGCTCAAGGCGGCCATCGCAGAGTCGGGCCTGACCACCCAGCAGCTGGTGGACACCGCGTGGAAGGCAGCGGCGTCATTCCGTTCCAGCGATCTGCGCGGCGGTGCCAACGGCGGACGGATCCGGCTGCAGCCGCAGCTGGGCTGGGAGGCCAACGAGACCGAAGAGCTGTCGCAGGTGATTCGCAAGCTCGAGGAGATCCAGCAGGCGTCCGACACCGGGGTGTCCTTCGCCGACCTGGTGGTCCTCGGCGGTGTCGTGGGTGTCGAGAAGGCGGCCAGGGATGCCGGGTTCGACGTCACGGTGCCGTTCACCTCGGGTCGTGGCGACGCCACCCAGGAACAGACTGACGTCGAGTCGTTCGCCTACCTGGAGCCCAGCAGCGACGGTTTCCGCAACTACGCGGGCAAGGGCGACAGCCTGCCGGCCGAGTACCGCCTCATCGACCGGGCCAACCTGCTGGGCCTGTCGGCTCCCGAGATGACCGTGCTGGTCGGCGGTCTGCGAGTGCTGGGCGCCAACTACGGTGGCTCGGATCTCGGCGTGCTCACTGCCAACAAGGGACAGCTGACGAACGACTACTTCGTCAACCTGACCGATATGGGCACCAAGTGGGCGCCGTCGCCGGCCGATGACGGCACCTACGTCGGCACCGACCGCGCCAGCGGTGCGCAGAAGTACACCGCCAGCCGTGTCGATCTGCTGTTCGGCTCGAACTCGCAGCTGCGGGCACTGGCCGAGGTGTACGCCGAGGACGACGCCAAGGAGAAGTTCGTCAAGGACTTCGTCGCGGCCTGGACCAAGGTGATGAACGCCGATCGGTTCGATCTGACCGCCTGA